From one Brevundimonas sp. PAMC22021 genomic stretch:
- a CDS encoding transcriptional regulator, which yields MISNSYVLGLFGVSTSAGASVSTAVLAAAAKRQPTAPWSTTVVKTEQSELVREALRSRSLISESEVDLDVKGASSDYSKLFALYKGLTSLSALATRAGEAGVTSTELAQLRKRFASGLAEASAYVGAASMKEVRLVQGLSATSSKTTAGVEKANAVYQGAPIHKGSASEPVKAFEGDVRFTLSLKTVGGLKTLDIDLANLGDKPRTMDAVIGHINARLAETGVATRLAKQQIKAEPRTIAAGSQTITLPAGPDQWALKINGVIGETLTLSAPETSDAVYVVQKAGAGGTQQVVKFQADGGTADPAQAGVNSTFWVEGQSGRTDLPEGVTAVRASATAPDGSIWMVADLDQGLGAQPIKGQSDVALLKVDKAGKVISSQVLGAASQANGYALSVAPDGRVAVAGSVIGALDDGKSGDAAGVADSFVTVFDASGKEQWTQRRGARAADEATAVSFGADGVVYVAGRAKSAMSGASAIGGWDGYVQAYSSRQANALAPVTATNIATRQFGSTGDDSVQAITVSGSDLYTAGVENGRAVVRRFTLDEAGRPTLASMRDLGQMRGEIAGLAVETGRLIVAGATTNPALDAGTITKAASGGSDAFVASLSTDLQAASTDRLTYYGGAGDDTAADVKITNGKVWITGVADRAATAKTTDPTRAYLARIDPDTGTIEYSRTWRGEGDQATPSALAVVADGASVLDRLGLPSGQIAQSDPKYLTLATSLRVGDQFSVARGDGRGRATTLTITAKDTLETLARRIETAAGRQVKVAVTTDSTVTPPVQRLSITGLADKGGAIITSGPAGKDALAGLGLKAGYVGLKDLDDKDAIETFGLNLPNTLSLDDEAAVKSASDAILAALSSIRSAYRSLAPQSATAPTSIATGSSAGAAYWNSKASAYQAALSRLTA from the coding sequence ATGATCAGCAACAGCTATGTTCTGGGCCTGTTCGGCGTTTCGACCAGCGCCGGCGCCTCCGTGTCCACGGCCGTCCTCGCGGCGGCCGCCAAGCGGCAGCCGACCGCGCCCTGGTCCACGACGGTGGTCAAGACCGAGCAGAGCGAACTGGTGCGCGAGGCCCTGCGCTCGCGCAGCCTGATCTCCGAATCCGAAGTCGATCTGGACGTCAAAGGCGCCTCGTCCGACTACAGCAAGCTGTTCGCCCTCTATAAGGGCCTGACCAGCCTGTCGGCGCTGGCTACGCGCGCCGGCGAGGCGGGGGTGACTTCCACCGAACTGGCCCAGCTCAGAAAGCGGTTCGCCTCCGGGCTGGCCGAAGCCTCCGCCTACGTCGGCGCGGCCTCCATGAAGGAGGTGCGGCTGGTGCAGGGGCTGTCGGCCACCTCCAGCAAGACTACCGCAGGCGTGGAAAAGGCCAACGCCGTCTATCAGGGCGCGCCGATCCACAAGGGCTCGGCCAGCGAGCCGGTGAAGGCGTTCGAGGGCGACGTGCGCTTCACCCTGTCGCTGAAGACGGTCGGCGGGTTGAAGACGCTGGACATCGACCTGGCCAATCTTGGCGACAAGCCGCGCACGATGGATGCGGTGATCGGCCATATCAACGCCAGGCTGGCCGAAACCGGCGTGGCCACCCGTCTCGCCAAGCAGCAGATCAAGGCCGAGCCGCGTACGATCGCGGCCGGATCGCAGACCATCACCTTGCCGGCCGGGCCGGATCAATGGGCGCTGAAGATCAACGGCGTGATCGGCGAAACCCTGACCCTGTCGGCCCCCGAGACCAGCGACGCCGTCTATGTGGTGCAAAAGGCCGGCGCCGGCGGGACGCAGCAGGTCGTCAAATTCCAGGCGGACGGCGGAACGGCCGACCCGGCGCAGGCCGGCGTCAACTCCACCTTCTGGGTGGAAGGGCAGTCGGGCCGGACCGACCTGCCCGAAGGCGTCACGGCCGTGCGCGCCAGCGCCACGGCGCCGGACGGCTCGATCTGGATGGTGGCGGACCTCGATCAGGGCCTGGGCGCCCAGCCGATCAAGGGACAGAGCGATGTCGCCCTGCTGAAGGTCGACAAGGCCGGCAAGGTGATCTCCAGCCAGGTGCTGGGCGCCGCCAGCCAGGCCAACGGCTACGCCCTGTCTGTGGCGCCGGATGGTCGGGTGGCCGTCGCCGGATCGGTGATCGGCGCGCTGGACGACGGCAAGAGCGGCGATGCGGCCGGCGTGGCCGACAGCTTCGTCACCGTGTTCGATGCGAGCGGCAAGGAACAATGGACCCAACGTCGCGGCGCGCGTGCAGCAGACGAGGCGACGGCGGTCTCGTTCGGCGCCGACGGCGTGGTCTATGTCGCCGGGCGCGCCAAGTCGGCGATGAGCGGGGCCTCGGCCATCGGCGGCTGGGACGGCTATGTGCAGGCCTATTCGTCGAGACAGGCCAATGCTCTGGCGCCGGTCACCGCCACCAACATCGCCACGCGCCAGTTCGGCTCCACAGGCGACGACTCGGTCCAGGCGATAACCGTCAGCGGTTCCGACCTCTACACGGCCGGGGTCGAGAACGGACGCGCGGTGGTGCGCCGTTTCACGCTGGACGAGGCGGGTCGTCCGACGCTGGCCTCCATGCGCGATCTCGGACAGATGCGCGGCGAGATCGCGGGGCTCGCGGTCGAGACCGGTCGCCTGATCGTCGCCGGCGCCACGACCAACCCTGCACTGGATGCGGGCACGATCACCAAGGCGGCGTCCGGCGGCTCGGACGCCTTTGTCGCCAGCCTGTCGACGGACCTCCAGGCCGCGAGCACGGACCGGCTGACCTACTACGGCGGGGCCGGCGACGACACGGCCGCCGACGTGAAGATCACGAACGGCAAGGTCTGGATCACGGGCGTCGCTGACCGCGCCGCGACCGCAAAGACGACCGATCCGACTCGCGCCTATCTGGCCCGGATCGACCCGGACACCGGTACGATCGAATACAGTCGGACCTGGCGGGGCGAGGGTGATCAGGCGACGCCCAGCGCCTTGGCCGTGGTGGCCGATGGCGCCAGCGTGCTGGACCGCCTTGGCCTTCCCAGCGGCCAGATCGCCCAGTCCGATCCCAAATACCTGACCCTGGCGACGTCGCTGCGTGTGGGAGACCAGTTCTCGGTCGCCCGCGGCGACGGGCGGGGTCGCGCAACGACCCTCACCATCACCGCCAAGGACACGCTGGAAACCCTGGCCCGGCGCATCGAGACGGCGGCGGGGCGTCAGGTCAAGGTCGCGGTCACCACCGACAGCACGGTGACCCCGCCGGTGCAGCGCCTGTCGATCACCGGCCTTGCGGACAAGGGCGGTGCGATCATCACCTCGGGACCGGCGGGCAAGGACGCGCTCGCAGGCCTGGGTCTCAAGGCCGGCTATGTCGGCTTGAAGGATTTGGACGACAAGGATGCGATCGAAACCTTTGGTCTCAACCTGCCGAACACCTTGAGCCTGGATGACGAGGCGGCGGTGAAGTCGGCGTCCGACGCCATCCTCGCGGCCCTGTCCTCGATCCGTTCGGCCTATCGCTCGCTGGCGCCGCAAAGCGCCACGGCCCCGACCAGCATCGCGACGGGCAGCAGCGCCGGCGCCGCCTACTGGAACAGCAAGGCCTCGGCCTATCAGGCGGCGCTCAGCCGGCTGACAGCGTAA